Proteins encoded in a region of the Leifsonia poae genome:
- a CDS encoding cation diffusion facilitator family transporter — translation MSHNHAHGHTGNRNRLLIAIGIVAAVLVVEVVGAWLSGSLSLLADAGHMLSDLTGLIVALIASIVAARPPSDRQTFGYQRAEVFGALINGLILLVVAVTVTVGAIGRLVGGAEAEVQSVPMLIVAGIGLVANAGALLLLRPAAGRSINMRGAYLEVLGDLIGSVTVIVAALVILFTGFVPADAIASLLIAALIVPRAFLLLRDVVRVLSEAAPADTDVAEIRTHIQGTKGVVAVHDVHVWAITSGAPVFTAHVVVEPEVFRSGRTGELLDELSGCLSAHFDVEHSTFQLEPAEHAAHEDELHR, via the coding sequence ATGAGTCACAACCACGCCCACGGGCACACCGGAAACCGCAACCGCCTCCTGATCGCGATCGGGATCGTGGCGGCGGTGCTCGTCGTGGAGGTCGTCGGTGCCTGGCTGAGCGGATCGCTCTCACTGCTGGCCGATGCCGGCCACATGTTGAGCGATCTGACCGGGCTCATCGTCGCCCTGATCGCAAGCATCGTGGCCGCTCGACCCCCGAGCGACCGGCAGACGTTCGGCTACCAGCGCGCGGAAGTGTTCGGCGCGCTCATCAACGGCCTGATCCTGCTCGTCGTCGCTGTGACGGTCACGGTCGGAGCGATCGGCCGGTTGGTCGGCGGTGCCGAGGCCGAAGTGCAGAGCGTTCCGATGCTGATCGTGGCCGGGATCGGCCTGGTCGCCAATGCTGGTGCGCTGCTGCTGCTGCGCCCCGCGGCGGGGCGTTCGATCAACATGCGCGGCGCGTACCTGGAGGTGCTCGGCGACCTGATCGGGTCGGTCACGGTGATCGTGGCCGCTTTGGTCATCCTGTTCACCGGGTTCGTCCCCGCCGATGCGATCGCCTCGTTGCTGATCGCAGCCCTGATCGTTCCCCGGGCGTTCCTGCTGCTCAGGGATGTGGTGCGCGTGCTGAGCGAGGCGGCGCCGGCCGACACCGATGTGGCCGAGATCCGAACCCACATCCAGGGCACGAAGGGGGTCGTCGCCGTCCACGACGTGCACGTCTGGGCCATCACATCCGGCGCGCCGGTGTTCACCGCACATGTGGTGGTGGAGCCGGAGGTCTTCCGTTCGGGGCGCACGGGTGAACTGCTCGACGAGCTCTCGGGCTGTCTCTCGGCGCACTTCGATGTGGAGCACTCCACTTTCCAGCTGGAACCGGCCGAGCACGCCGCCCACGAGGACGAACTTCACCGGTAG
- a CDS encoding DedA family protein has product MIHHAALIPWLDPHAIITGAGPWALVVVCAIVFAETGLLVGFLLPGDTLLVIAGLLTHTSLVFGVDIWWVALAIAFAAFLGGEAGYLIGHKLGPRVFERKETGLFSMENVKRTNGFFERFGALAVILARFVPIIRTFAPVAAGVGHMNYKKYSLYNAIGALLWGAGLTYFGFLIGYIPPVAHFVEKYIDVILIGAVVVTLVPTLYHYIKSTRKAKKNAAARAAETAPEN; this is encoded by the coding sequence TTGATCCATCACGCTGCCCTCATCCCGTGGCTCGACCCGCACGCCATCATCACCGGCGCCGGACCCTGGGCCCTGGTCGTCGTGTGCGCGATCGTCTTCGCCGAGACCGGACTCCTCGTCGGGTTCCTCCTCCCGGGCGACACGCTGCTCGTGATCGCGGGCCTGCTCACCCATACGTCGCTCGTCTTCGGCGTCGACATCTGGTGGGTGGCACTCGCCATCGCGTTCGCCGCCTTCCTCGGCGGCGAGGCCGGCTATCTGATCGGCCACAAGCTCGGTCCCCGCGTCTTCGAACGCAAAGAGACCGGACTGTTCAGCATGGAGAACGTGAAACGCACGAACGGCTTCTTCGAGCGTTTCGGCGCCCTCGCCGTGATCCTCGCGCGCTTCGTGCCGATCATCCGCACGTTCGCGCCGGTCGCCGCCGGCGTCGGACACATGAACTACAAGAAGTACTCGCTCTACAACGCGATCGGCGCCCTCCTCTGGGGTGCAGGGCTCACCTACTTCGGCTTCCTGATCGGCTACATCCCGCCGGTGGCGCATTTCGTCGAGAAGTACATCGACGTGATCCTCATCGGTGCGGTCGTCGTGACGCTCGTCCCGACGCTGTACCACTACATCAAGTCCACGCGGAAGGCCAAGAAGAACGCGGCCGCCCGGGCCGCCGAGACGGCGCCGGAGAACTGA
- a CDS encoding LLM class flavin-dependent oxidoreductase, producing MTKPLELGIDTFGDVTVDDQGKPLGYGHVLRNVVEQGVLADEVGLDFIGVGEHHREDFAVSAPEVVLAAIAGRTQNIHLGTAVTVLSSDDPVRVFERFATLDGVSGGRAEVILGRGSFIESFPLFGFDLAQYEELFDEKLNLFAELRKEQPVSWTGQLRAPLENQSVYPHLDNGPLKTWIGVGGSPESVVRAAHYGLPLMLAIIGGGPMRFQPLTELYHRALEQFGHDTDLPIGVHSPGFIAATDEEAKEILWPHYEAMTNRIGRERGWPPTTRARFEHEAGEDGALVVGSPETVANKIAYAARGLGIERFDLKISNGTLGHDHLMKAIELYGTEVAPRVHELLS from the coding sequence ATGACGAAACCACTGGAACTGGGCATCGACACCTTCGGCGATGTGACCGTCGACGATCAGGGGAAGCCACTCGGCTACGGCCATGTGCTGCGCAACGTCGTCGAACAGGGCGTCCTCGCCGACGAGGTCGGCCTCGACTTCATCGGGGTCGGCGAGCACCACCGCGAAGACTTCGCCGTCTCCGCACCGGAAGTGGTGCTGGCGGCCATCGCCGGCCGCACCCAGAACATCCACCTCGGAACAGCGGTCACCGTGCTCAGCTCCGACGACCCGGTGCGCGTGTTCGAGCGCTTCGCGACCCTCGACGGCGTCTCGGGTGGCCGGGCCGAGGTCATCCTCGGGCGCGGGTCGTTCATCGAGTCGTTCCCGCTCTTCGGATTCGACCTCGCACAGTACGAAGAGCTCTTCGACGAGAAGCTGAACCTCTTCGCCGAGCTGCGCAAAGAGCAGCCGGTCAGCTGGACAGGCCAATTGCGCGCACCACTCGAAAACCAATCCGTGTACCCACACCTCGACAACGGACCCCTCAAGACCTGGATAGGCGTCGGAGGCAGCCCGGAATCGGTCGTGCGCGCCGCGCACTACGGTCTGCCCCTGATGCTCGCGATCATCGGCGGCGGGCCGATGCGGTTCCAGCCCCTCACCGAGCTGTACCACCGCGCCCTCGAACAATTCGGGCACGACACCGACCTTCCGATCGGTGTCCACTCCCCCGGCTTCATCGCCGCCACCGACGAAGAGGCGAAAGAGATCCTCTGGCCGCACTACGAGGCGATGACCAACCGGATCGGCCGCGAGCGCGGCTGGCCACCCACCACCCGCGCCCGATTCGAACACGAGGCGGGAGAAGACGGCGCGCTCGTCGTCGGGTCACCCGAGACGGTCGCGAACAAGATCGCCTACGCCGCACGTGGCCTCGGGATCGAACGCTTCGACCTCAAGATCAGCAACGGGACACTCGGGCACGACCATCTCATGAAGGCCATCGAGCTCTACGGCACCGAGGTCGCTCCGCGCGTGCATGAGCTATTGTCGTAG